In Acomys russatus chromosome 26, mAcoRus1.1, whole genome shotgun sequence, a genomic segment contains:
- the Chtf8 gene encoding chromosome transmission fidelity protein 8 homolog, with protein sequence MVQIVISSTGAGGLAEWVLMELQGEIEARYSTGLAGNLLGDLHYTTEGIPVLIVGHHILYGKIIHLEKPFAVLVKHTPGEQDCDELGRETGTRYLVTALIKNKILFKTRPKPIITNVPKKV encoded by the exons ATGGTGCAAATTGTCATTTCCAG TACGGGGGCTGGAGGCCTGGCAGAATGGGTGCTGATGGAGCTACAGGGGGAGATCGAGGCTCGCTACAGCACTGGATTAGCTGGAAACCTCCTGGGAGACCTACATTACACCACTGAG GGAATCCCTGTGCTGATCGTGGGGCATCATATCCTGTATGGGAAGATCATCCACCTGGAGAAACCTTTCGCAGTCCTTGTCAAACACACTCCTGGCGAGCAGGACTGTGACGAGCTTGGTCGAGAGACTGGCACCCGGTACTTGGTGACAGCACTCATCAAGAACAAGATCCTTTTCAAAACTCGCCCCAAGCCTATTATCACCAACGTCCCCAAGAAAGTATGA